One genomic segment of Clostridium estertheticum subsp. estertheticum includes these proteins:
- the rny gene encoding ribonuclease Y: MNNTKGLLIFIVVCAILIVISVVGFVVVYTRKNKSQANISEAEKEAKKILDDSAKEAETRKKEAILEAKEEVHRLRTDLEKESRERRNEVQRLERRNIQREESLDKKGDVLERKEENLNKKQQEIETVETSVQDLYTKQRGELERLSGLTSDEAKQVLLEEIKKEIKHDAAIMIKEIETKAKEEADKRAREIITYAIQRCAADHVAETTVHVVSLPNDEMKGRIIGREGRNIRTLETLTGVDLIIDDTPEAVILSAFDPIRREVARIALEKLIVDGRIHPARIEEMVEKAKKEVDSDIREEGEQATFETGVHGLHSEIIRLLGRLKYRTSYGQNVLKHSIEVSYLAGLMASELGIDPTLAKRCGLLHDIGKAVDHEVEGPHALIGSEIAKKHHESPIVVNAIAAHHGDVELQSLEAILVQAADAISAARPGARRETLEAYIKRLEKLEEIANSYEGVEKSYAIQAGREVRIMIKPDVIDDAGAVEMARNLVKRIENELEYPGQIKVNVIRETRAIDYAK; encoded by the coding sequence ATGAATAATACTAAAGGTTTACTAATTTTTATAGTAGTTTGTGCTATTTTGATTGTTATTTCTGTAGTTGGTTTTGTTGTAGTTTATACTAGAAAAAATAAATCTCAAGCAAATATTTCCGAGGCTGAAAAAGAAGCTAAAAAAATTCTTGATGATAGCGCGAAAGAAGCTGAAACAAGAAAGAAAGAAGCTATTTTAGAGGCGAAGGAAGAAGTTCACAGACTTAGAACTGATTTAGAAAAAGAATCAAGAGAAAGACGTAATGAAGTTCAAAGGTTAGAAAGAAGAAATATCCAAAGAGAAGAATCTTTAGATAAAAAAGGTGATGTGTTAGAGAGAAAAGAAGAAAATCTTAATAAAAAGCAACAAGAAATTGAGACTGTAGAAACAAGTGTACAAGATTTATACACAAAACAAAGGGGAGAATTGGAAAGACTATCAGGATTAACATCTGATGAAGCAAAACAAGTATTGTTAGAAGAAATAAAGAAAGAAATTAAACACGATGCTGCAATTATGATAAAAGAAATTGAAACTAAAGCAAAAGAAGAAGCAGATAAAAGGGCAAGAGAAATTATTACTTATGCTATTCAAAGATGTGCGGCTGATCATGTTGCAGAAACAACAGTTCATGTGGTTTCTCTTCCAAATGATGAGATGAAGGGAAGAATAATAGGCAGAGAGGGTAGAAACATTCGAACGCTAGAAACACTTACGGGCGTAGATTTAATAATAGATGATACTCCTGAAGCAGTAATTCTTTCCGCATTTGATCCGATTAGACGAGAAGTTGCAAGAATTGCACTTGAGAAGCTAATAGTGGATGGAAGAATTCATCCTGCAAGGATTGAAGAAATGGTAGAAAAAGCTAAAAAAGAAGTTGATAGCGATATAAGAGAAGAGGGAGAACAAGCAACTTTCGAAACGGGAGTTCATGGTCTTCATTCAGAAATTATTAGGCTACTTGGAAGACTAAAATACAGAACTAGTTATGGTCAGAATGTATTAAAACATTCAATAGAAGTTTCATACTTAGCGGGACTTATGGCTTCAGAACTTGGAATTGACCCAACACTTGCTAAAAGATGTGGGTTACTTCATGATATAGGTAAGGCTGTGGATCATGAAGTTGAAGGACCGCATGCACTTATAGGTTCAGAAATCGCTAAAAAACATCATGAGTCGCCTATCGTAGTAAATGCTATTGCAGCGCATCATGGTGATGTTGAGTTACAATCTCTCGAGGCGATACTAGTTCAAGCGGCAGATGCTATATCAGCTGCAAGACCAGGTGCAAGAAGAGAAACTCTAGAAGCATACATTAAAAGATTAGAGAAACTAGAAGAAATTGCAAATTCTTATGAAGGTGTGGAGAAGTCATATGCTATCCAAGCTGGAAGAGAAGTCAGAATTATGATTAAACCAGATGTAATCGATGATGCTGGTGCTGTCGAAATGGCAAGAAATCTAGTTAAGAGAATTGAAAATGAACTTGAATATCCAGGGCAAATTAAGGTGAATGTTATTCGTGAAACACGAGCTATTGATTATGCGAAATAA
- the recA gene encoding recombinase RecA, with product MNNEKLKALEIAMGQIEKQFGKGSVMKLGANSKLNVEAISTGCLGLDIGLGIGGVPRGRMIEVFGPESSGKTTVALHIVAEAQKNGGTAAFIDAENALDPEYAKALGIDIENLIVSQPDTGEQALEITEALVRSGAIDVIVVDSVAALVPKAEIEGEMGDSHIGLQARLMSQALRKLAGSINKSQCVLVFINQLREKVGVMFGSPEVTPGGRALKFYASVRIDIRKIDTIKQGDEFMGNRTRIKIVKNKVAPPFKKVEFDIMYGHGISREGDVLDIGVTEEIVQKSGAWFSYGDIRLGQGRENSKQYFAENPLVMLEIENKIRAKHDLPLYNNPEINKKEVTKKEASKKEA from the coding sequence ATGAATAATGAAAAATTAAAAGCATTAGAAATTGCTATGGGTCAAATAGAAAAACAATTTGGAAAAGGTTCTGTAATGAAACTCGGAGCAAATAGTAAGTTAAATGTAGAGGCCATTTCTACCGGCTGTTTAGGACTTGATATAGGACTTGGTATAGGTGGAGTACCTAGAGGAAGAATGATTGAAGTTTTTGGACCAGAATCTTCAGGTAAAACTACAGTTGCACTCCATATAGTTGCAGAAGCTCAAAAAAATGGTGGAACAGCTGCATTTATAGATGCAGAGAATGCATTAGATCCTGAATATGCTAAGGCTCTAGGAATAGATATAGAAAATTTAATAGTCTCACAACCGGATACTGGTGAACAGGCTTTAGAGATTACAGAGGCGCTAGTACGTTCTGGAGCTATTGATGTAATTGTTGTGGATTCAGTAGCAGCATTAGTACCTAAAGCTGAAATTGAAGGCGAGATGGGAGACTCTCATATAGGACTCCAAGCAAGACTTATGTCTCAAGCTTTAAGAAAACTTGCAGGGTCCATAAATAAGTCTCAATGTGTTCTTGTATTCATAAATCAATTAAGAGAAAAAGTTGGAGTAATGTTTGGTAGCCCAGAAGTAACTCCTGGTGGTCGGGCACTTAAATTTTATGCATCTGTTAGAATAGATATTAGAAAAATAGATACAATTAAACAAGGTGACGAATTTATGGGTAATAGAACAAGAATAAAAATTGTTAAGAACAAAGTAGCTCCTCCATTTAAGAAAGTTGAATTCGATATTATGTATGGTCACGGCATATCTCGTGAGGGTGATGTCCTAGATATAGGTGTTACAGAAGAAATTGTACAAAAAAGCGGGGCATGGTTTTCCTATGGAGATATACGTCTTGGACAAGGAAGAGAAAATTCAAAACAATATTTCGCCGAGAATCCCCTTGTTATGCTAGAAATAGAAAACAAAATAAGAGCAAAACACGATTTGCCATTATACAATAATCCAGAAATTAATAAAAAAGAAGTAACTAAAAAGGAAGCTAGTAAGAAGGAAGCATAA
- the pgsA gene encoding CDP-diacylglycerol--glycerol-3-phosphate 3-phosphatidyltransferase: protein MNLANRLTMIRIFLVPIFLLFIAAKGIPYGRELATIIFILASLTDKLDGYIARSRNQITNFGKFMDPLADKLLVTAALVSLVELHIVYGWVAMIIIAREFAVSGLRTIAASEGKVIAASKWGKLKTVIQIVAIITALINLSYVNNTLNIFTDVFMGAAVIITIISGVDYFVKNKGTIRVDK, encoded by the coding sequence ATGAATCTTGCAAATAGACTTACAATGATACGAATTTTTTTAGTACCTATATTTTTACTTTTTATAGCAGCTAAAGGTATACCTTATGGAAGAGAACTTGCTACAATTATTTTTATCTTAGCTTCTCTTACTGATAAATTGGATGGTTATATAGCAAGAAGTAGAAATCAAATAACTAATTTCGGAAAATTTATGGACCCACTAGCCGATAAATTATTAGTAACTGCGGCGCTTGTATCATTAGTAGAACTTCATATAGTGTATGGGTGGGTAGCTATGATTATAATTGCTAGAGAATTTGCAGTTTCAGGTCTTAGAACAATAGCTGCGTCAGAGGGAAAAGTGATTGCAGCTAGTAAGTGGGGAAAACTAAAAACCGTTATTCAAATAGTAGCTATAATAACAGCTCTGATAAATTTATCTTATGTGAATAATACATTAAATATATTTACTGATGTTTTCATGGGTGCGGCAGTAATTATTACAATAATATCAGGTGTCGATTATTTTGTAAAAAATAAAGGCACAATTAGAGTTGATAAGTGA
- the rimO gene encoding 30S ribosomal protein S12 methylthiotransferase RimO: MEKLKVGVINLGCDKNRIDSEIIIGSLSERYNMTNDPKLADIILVNTCGFIESSKQESIDTILEMSEYKEKYKCTVLIATGCLTQRYGSELLELMPELDIMLGVNDYNKLLSSIEEVLLKKIKVQYCSYSDENINEGQRVLTTETYSAYVRISEGCDNACTYCAIPNIRGKYRSRKMENIIQEVKGLSERGCKEIILVAQDTTRYGIDLYGKKNLHTLISKISEISTIEWIRVLYCYAEEMTDEIIDEIALNDKVCKYVDIPIQHISDDILKLMKRKGRKNIITENINKMRKNIKGLVLRTTLIVGFPGETQENFDELKQFIKETKFDKLGVFQYSKEEGTEACEMENQISEEIKVKREEELMIMQQSISKEINNKKIGMIYKVLVEGFNGETYYGRNYEMAPEVDGNIFFESDKNYDKGEFVKVKVTKALEYDLIGVVCYESCK; encoded by the coding sequence ATGGAAAAATTGAAAGTTGGAGTTATAAATTTAGGTTGTGATAAAAATAGAATTGATAGTGAGATTATAATAGGTAGTTTAAGTGAAAGATATAATATGACAAATGATCCTAAACTAGCAGATATAATTTTAGTAAATACATGTGGATTCATAGAATCTTCAAAACAAGAGTCAATAGACACTATTCTAGAAATGTCTGAATATAAGGAAAAGTATAAGTGCACAGTACTAATTGCAACGGGGTGCTTAACTCAACGTTATGGATCAGAGCTGCTTGAACTTATGCCAGAACTTGATATTATGCTCGGAGTTAACGATTATAACAAGTTATTAAGTAGTATAGAAGAGGTGCTTTTAAAAAAAATTAAAGTACAATATTGTAGTTATAGTGATGAAAACATAAATGAAGGACAAAGAGTATTAACTACAGAAACCTATTCTGCTTATGTTAGAATTTCAGAAGGGTGTGATAATGCTTGTACATATTGCGCAATACCAAATATTAGAGGAAAATATAGAAGTAGAAAGATGGAAAATATAATACAAGAGGTAAAGGGATTAAGTGAACGTGGATGTAAAGAAATTATATTGGTAGCTCAAGATACAACCAGATATGGAATTGACCTTTATGGTAAAAAGAACTTACACACACTGATCAGCAAAATTTCTGAAATAAGCACAATTGAATGGATTAGAGTACTTTATTGTTATGCAGAAGAAATGACAGATGAAATAATTGATGAAATAGCTTTAAATGATAAAGTTTGCAAATATGTAGATATACCAATCCAACATATAAGTGATGATATTCTTAAATTAATGAAAAGAAAAGGCCGAAAAAATATTATAACAGAAAATATAAATAAGATGAGAAAAAATATTAAGGGATTAGTACTTAGAACTACTCTAATTGTAGGATTTCCAGGAGAAACTCAGGAAAATTTTGATGAGTTAAAACAATTTATTAAAGAAACCAAGTTTGATAAACTAGGGGTTTTTCAGTACTCTAAGGAAGAGGGAACTGAAGCCTGCGAAATGGAAAATCAAATTTCAGAGGAAATAAAAGTTAAGCGTGAAGAGGAATTAATGATTATGCAACAAAGTATATCAAAAGAAATTAATAATAAAAAAATAGGAATGATTTATAAAGTTTTGGTAGAAGGTTTTAATGGTGAAACTTATTATGGTAGAAATTATGAAATGGCACCAGAAGTAGATGGTAATATTTTCTTCGAATCTGATAAAAATTATGATAAGGGAGAATTTGTTAAAGTGAAAGTTACTAAAGCTTTAGAATATGATTTAATAGGAGTTGTGTGCTATGAATCTTGCAAATAG
- a CDS encoding FtsK/SpoIIIE family DNA translocase, whose product MARKKTKSKGSKIVDSDSEIFGIVLITIGILMLLSIFSTIFSNSNSISGMIGNFINHLLFATLGLGAYLSPFLILFIGFCDIVKKGKINFSKKFYGIMLTIMNTLLFIQMLTLDEYYVKGDFLLGINKIYKSSSVLHGGIISYSIDVPMYTLFGDVGSCIIFIAIYVICLIIILNVSLNDVFMYFKERFITKRDTNKNDSKELYIENNDSQEELAVSSGGKNKFIKDISNKIKIIDFIKSNDIEAEGQVQNEDEAPNINKSDNTRGTKVKHIDNSIKQELEQEIQLNSVQIKPNYKYEYPTLELLNENITSKMNKNDKKELLNNANKLQETLSSFGVEAKVIQVTKGPSVTRFELQPNAGVKVSKIVNLADDIALNLASSGVRIEAPIPGKAAVGIEVPNKELSAVYLREVIESNEFLETNKNLSFSLGKDIGGNCVVSDLTKMPHLLVAGATGSGKSVCINSLIISLLYKYSPEEVKLLLIDPKVVELNIYNGIPHLLIPVVTDPKKSAGALNWAVNEMTRRYKSFAENNVRSIEGYNELVNKGILEEKLPWIVIIIDELADLMTVCANDVEEYIGRLAQMARAAGMHLVIATQRPSVDVITGVIKANIPSRISFAVSSQIDSRTILDSAGAEKLLGKGDMLFYPSGEAKPIRIQGAFVSEEEVERVVNFIKDQKTEVNYEKEIIDEIESSSVKKDDNEGIDELLNEAIRIVVENGQASTSLLQRKLKIGYNRAARIIEQMEERRIISGRNGSKPREILVSNAELKS is encoded by the coding sequence TTGGCCAGAAAAAAGACTAAATCTAAAGGTTCTAAGATTGTAGATAGTGATAGTGAAATTTTTGGAATAGTATTAATAACAATAGGCATATTAATGTTATTAAGCATATTTTCAACTATATTTTCAAATTCTAATTCAATATCAGGTATGATTGGTAATTTTATTAATCATCTACTTTTTGCGACTTTGGGGTTAGGTGCATATCTTTCTCCGTTTTTGATATTATTTATAGGTTTTTGTGATATTGTTAAGAAAGGTAAGATAAATTTTAGTAAAAAGTTTTATGGGATAATGCTTACTATAATGAACACATTGCTATTTATACAAATGTTAACTTTAGATGAGTACTATGTTAAAGGAGATTTTTTGCTTGGAATAAATAAAATATATAAATCATCAAGTGTTTTACACGGTGGTATTATTAGTTATTCCATTGATGTACCAATGTACACATTATTTGGTGATGTTGGAAGTTGTATAATTTTTATTGCCATTTATGTAATTTGTTTAATTATAATATTAAACGTATCGTTAAATGATGTATTTATGTATTTTAAGGAAAGATTTATTACTAAAAGAGATACTAATAAAAATGATAGTAAGGAGCTATATATAGAAAACAATGATAGTCAAGAAGAGTTAGCGGTTTCAAGTGGAGGGAAAAACAAATTTATTAAAGATATTAGCAACAAAATTAAAATAATTGATTTTATAAAGTCAAATGATATTGAAGCGGAAGGCCAAGTACAAAATGAAGATGAAGCCCCTAATATTAATAAGAGTGATAATACAAGAGGCACAAAAGTAAAGCACATAGATAATTCTATAAAGCAAGAGCTTGAACAAGAAATTCAATTAAATAGTGTGCAAATAAAGCCAAACTATAAATATGAATATCCTACTTTGGAGTTATTAAATGAAAATATTACTTCTAAAATGAATAAAAATGATAAAAAAGAATTACTTAATAATGCGAATAAATTGCAAGAGACATTAAGTAGCTTTGGAGTTGAAGCAAAAGTTATTCAAGTTACCAAAGGACCTTCAGTGACAAGGTTCGAGCTTCAGCCAAATGCTGGGGTTAAGGTGAGCAAGATTGTGAATTTAGCAGATGATATTGCATTGAATTTAGCTTCGTCGGGTGTAAGAATTGAAGCACCAATACCCGGTAAGGCGGCTGTAGGAATTGAAGTGCCAAATAAAGAGTTAAGTGCAGTGTACTTAAGAGAAGTAATAGAGTCTAATGAATTTTTAGAAACAAACAAAAATTTGTCTTTTAGTTTAGGAAAAGACATAGGTGGTAATTGTGTTGTTTCGGACTTAACAAAAATGCCACATTTATTAGTAGCTGGGGCTACGGGCTCCGGAAAGAGTGTTTGCATAAATTCATTAATAATAAGTTTACTTTATAAATATTCACCAGAGGAGGTTAAGTTATTGCTAATTGACCCCAAGGTTGTTGAATTAAATATTTATAATGGAATACCTCATTTATTAATACCAGTTGTAACAGATCCAAAAAAATCAGCAGGTGCTTTAAATTGGGCTGTTAATGAAATGACAAGAAGATATAAGAGTTTTGCAGAAAATAATGTGCGAAGTATTGAGGGATATAATGAATTGGTTAATAAAGGCATTCTTGAAGAAAAATTACCATGGATTGTCATAATAATTGATGAGTTAGCGGACTTAATGACGGTTTGTGCAAATGATGTAGAAGAGTATATTGGTAGGCTCGCACAAATGGCAAGAGCGGCAGGAATGCATTTAGTAATTGCTACGCAAAGGCCTTCGGTGGATGTTATTACAGGCGTGATAAAGGCTAATATACCTTCAAGAATATCATTTGCGGTTTCAAGTCAAATAGATTCAAGAACAATTTTAGATTCCGCTGGTGCAGAAAAATTACTTGGTAAAGGAGATATGCTTTTTTATCCGTCTGGAGAGGCTAAACCAATTAGAATACAAGGAGCTTTTGTATCAGAAGAAGAAGTTGAACGAGTTGTTAATTTTATAAAGGACCAGAAGACAGAGGTGAATTATGAAAAAGAAATAATAGATGAAATAGAAAGTAGTTCGGTAAAGAAAGATGATAATGAAGGCATTGATGAATTGTTAAATGAAGCAATTAGAATAGTTGTTGAAAATGGTCAAGCATCAACTTCCTTATTGCAACGTAAGCTAAAAATAGGTTATAATAGAGCAGCGAGAATTATAGAACAAATGGAGGAACGTAGGATTATATCTGGTAGAAATGGAAGTAAACCTAGGGAAATATTGGTAAGCAATGCTGAGCTTAAAAGTTAA
- a CDS encoding ClpP family protease: MLKTQKNNEDKNNDQVESIKELGTTNVATQDDRIQVLPIIGQIEGHMMLSPQTKATKYEHVIPELIAMERDEKVKGILIVLNTVGGDVEAGLAIAEMIRSVSKPTVSLVVGGGHSIGIPLATAAEYSFISPSATMIIHPIRMNGLIIGVPQTFEYFNKMQERITEFIIRTSKIDKETVNRLMLQTDELLNDMGTILIGKQAVDNGLIDEVGGISEALSKLNEMIDKV; encoded by the coding sequence ATGTTAAAAACTCAAAAAAACAATGAAGATAAGAATAATGATCAGGTAGAAAGTATCAAAGAACTTGGAACGACTAATGTTGCAACTCAGGATGATAGGATTCAAGTTTTACCAATTATTGGGCAAATAGAAGGACATATGATGTTATCTCCTCAAACAAAGGCTACTAAGTATGAACATGTTATTCCAGAACTTATTGCTATGGAGAGAGATGAAAAAGTAAAAGGTATTCTTATAGTCCTAAATACTGTAGGAGGAGATGTGGAAGCGGGACTTGCAATAGCGGAGATGATTCGCAGCGTAAGTAAGCCAACAGTGTCACTTGTGGTCGGTGGAGGGCATTCAATAGGCATACCACTAGCAACAGCTGCTGAATATTCATTTATTTCTCCATCTGCAACTATGATAATTCACCCTATAAGAATGAATGGTTTAATCATAGGAGTACCTCAAACTTTTGAGTATTTTAATAAAATGCAAGAGAGAATCACAGAATTTATTATTAGAACCTCAAAGATTGACAAGGAAACGGTAAATAGACTAATGCTTCAAACTGATGAGCTTTTAAATGATATGGGTACTATACTCATAGGAAAACAAGCAGTGGATAATGGGCTAATAGATGAAGTTGGTGGAATAAGTGAAGCTTTATCAAAGTTAAATGAAATGATAGATAAAGTTTAA
- the dapG gene encoding aspartate kinase, with product MKILVQKFGGTSVSTKEKRKLVASKVINAKAEGYLPVVVVSAMGRKGEPYATDTLLSQIDDDFKLANPLAIDLLMSCGEIISTVIMCNELNNNKIGTLPLTGGQAGIITDSRYTNAAILNVDTKRILSILKSGKVPVVAGFQGMDDKGYVTTIGRGGSDVTAALLGAALNAVEVQIYTDVDGIMTADPRIVSEATLIKKISYDEIFQFADQGAKVIHPRAVEICKKNNIPLVIKNTMNECDGTVISNFDSEDDNNIITGITHMNNRVQIKVTKNSGSSYDDLFDILAENFISIDLINVFPKEKIFTIDEKDFTKFTDLTKELNISYSYVSDCSKLAIIGSKMRGIPGVMARILKALTKQKIEVLQTADSHMTIWCLVETKDAQEAIIALHREFKLG from the coding sequence ATGAAGATATTAGTTCAAAAGTTTGGCGGTACATCTGTTTCAACTAAGGAAAAAAGAAAGCTTGTAGCAAGCAAAGTAATAAATGCAAAGGCTGAGGGATATTTACCAGTGGTAGTAGTATCTGCTATGGGAAGAAAAGGTGAGCCTTATGCTACTGATACACTGTTATCACAAATAGATGATGATTTTAAACTTGCAAATCCATTAGCAATAGATTTACTAATGAGTTGTGGTGAAATTATAAGCACTGTAATAATGTGCAATGAATTAAATAATAATAAAATTGGTACGCTACCTTTAACTGGAGGACAAGCAGGTATAATTACAGATAGTAGATATACAAATGCTGCGATACTTAATGTAGACACAAAAAGGATATTAAGTATTCTGAAAAGCGGAAAGGTTCCTGTAGTTGCAGGATTTCAAGGTATGGATGACAAGGGCTATGTTACGACCATTGGGAGAGGTGGAAGTGATGTTACAGCTGCACTACTTGGCGCAGCGCTTAACGCAGTAGAGGTCCAAATATACACTGATGTAGATGGAATAATGACAGCGGATCCAAGAATAGTTTCTGAGGCAACTTTAATAAAAAAGATAAGTTATGATGAAATATTTCAATTTGCGGATCAAGGAGCAAAGGTTATACACCCAAGAGCAGTGGAGATATGTAAAAAAAATAATATACCACTCGTAATAAAAAATACTATGAACGAGTGCGACGGAACTGTAATTTCAAATTTTGATAGTGAAGATGATAATAATATAATTACAGGAATTACACATATGAATAATAGGGTTCAAATAAAAGTAACTAAAAATTCTGGTTCTAGCTATGATGATCTTTTTGATATTCTAGCTGAAAATTTTATAAGTATAGATCTTATAAACGTTTTTCCTAAAGAGAAAATATTTACTATTGATGAAAAAGACTTTACTAAATTTACCGATTTAACAAAAGAACTTAATATATCTTATTCTTATGTTAGTGATTGTAGTAAACTTGCAATTATTGGTTCAAAAATGAGAGGTATACCTGGTGTTATGGCGAGAATACTTAAGGCGTTAACAAAACAAAAAATTGAAGTATTACAAACAGCAGATTCTCATATGACAATATGGTGTCTTGTAGAAACAAAAGATGCCCAAGAAGCTATTATCGCACTACATAGAGAATTTAAATTAGGTTAA
- a CDS encoding YlmC/YmxH family sporulation protein, translating into MEDNVKMYSEMERYEIININDGDKYSNLGSNDVVIDENGFLKFLIINDGSSKFSFFRNNDIIEVPWEYVKKIGSRTIIIDVDNELLKKSHV; encoded by the coding sequence ATGGAAGACAATGTAAAAATGTATAGTGAAATGGAAAGATATGAAATCATAAATATTAATGATGGTGATAAATATAGCAATTTAGGTAGTAATGATGTAGTTATTGATGAGAATGGCTTTTTAAAATTTTTAATTATAAACGATGGCAGTTCTAAGTTCAGCTTTTTTCGAAATAACGATATTATTGAAGTTCCTTGGGAATATGTTAAAAAAATAGGGTCTAGGACTATAATTATTGATGTTGATAATGAATTATTAAAAAAATCTCATGTTTAA
- a CDS encoding M16 family metallopeptidase, with protein sequence MYNLIKLDNGLRIAVENIEYVNSVSVGLWVENGSRNENTVNSGISHFIEHMLFKGTTARTAKQIAETIEDVGGQINAFTSREATCFYIKALDTHLDLSLDIISDMLFNSTFCEEDIEKEKGVIVEEINMSEDSPEDVLADLHTKAIWESDSISLPILGTIDTVNSFNRKMIVDYIDSYYIPENSVISISGKFNMENIEKLVEKYFGKWRYKNKQITKYSSPKIFNNHYFRKKDIEQLHISLGIPGVGLGEDDIYTLILLSNILGGGSSSLLFQKVREDLGVCYSIYCYISSFKNTGVVSIYAGLNPKYAQVAIDVIKKEVSNFAKLGITNEKLSKAKEQLKGSYILGLESTSSRMFSNGKSALFMDKINTPEEILQKIDEIDMMKVNAVMEKTFKIGIINSSYVGRENEMLKKVFDGNVISVDK encoded by the coding sequence ATGTATAATTTGATTAAGTTAGATAATGGTTTAAGGATTGCAGTTGAAAATATTGAATATGTGAATTCTGTAAGTGTAGGCTTATGGGTGGAAAATGGCTCTAGAAATGAAAATACAGTTAACAGTGGAATATCACATTTCATTGAACATATGCTTTTTAAAGGAACGACAGCTAGAACTGCAAAACAAATTGCTGAAACCATTGAAGATGTCGGTGGTCAAATAAATGCATTTACAAGTAGGGAAGCTACATGCTTTTATATAAAAGCATTAGACACTCACCTTGATTTATCATTAGATATTATTTCGGATATGCTTTTTAACAGTACTTTTTGTGAAGAAGATATTGAAAAGGAAAAGGGTGTAATTGTCGAAGAAATAAATATGAGCGAGGATTCACCAGAAGATGTTTTAGCTGACCTGCATACAAAAGCAATTTGGGAATCAGACTCTATTTCGCTACCAATTTTAGGAACAATAGATACTGTAAATTCTTTTAATAGAAAAATGATAGTAGATTATATAGATTCGTATTATATACCAGAAAACTCAGTAATATCTATTTCTGGTAAATTTAATATGGAAAATATAGAGAAACTTGTTGAAAAATATTTTGGTAAGTGGCGCTATAAAAATAAACAGATTACTAAATATAGTAGCCCAAAAATATTTAATAACCATTATTTTAGAAAAAAAGATATTGAACAACTTCATATAAGTCTAGGAATTCCCGGTGTAGGTCTTGGAGAAGATGATATTTATACATTAATATTATTAAGCAATATACTTGGCGGTGGATCGTCTTCATTATTATTTCAAAAGGTTCGTGAAGATTTAGGGGTATGTTATTCGATTTATTGTTATATATCATCATTTAAAAATACAGGAGTTGTAAGCATTTATGCTGGGCTTAATCCAAAATATGCTCAAGTTGCTATTGATGTTATAAAAAAAGAAGTTAGTAACTTTGCGAAACTAGGAATCACTAATGAAAAATTAAGTAAAGCTAAGGAACAGTTAAAGGGTAGCTATATTTTAGGACTTGAAAGCACAAGTAGCAGAATGTTTAGCAATGGAAAATCAGCTCTGTTTATGGACAAAATAAATACGCCTGAAGAAATATTACAAAAAATAGATGAGATAGATATGATGAAAGTAAATGCTGTAATGGAAAAGACCTTCAAAATAGGTATAATAAATTCATCATATGTAGGAAGAGAAAATGAAATGCTTAAAAAAGTTTTTGATGGTAATGTTATTTCCGTGGACAAGTAA